The region CAAAGCCGGGATTAAAAAGGCCACCAAAAACGAAACTCTCTTCCAAACACTCATCTGCTCTCCTTCTTCCCAGAAGCCCCAAGAAGAATCTTTTTAATTTATTTCGAACGTTTGGTATTATAATAGAATTTCAGATCGAAGCAAGAAAAAAATCTATAGAGGGTCATTTTTTATAACAATTGTTCTAAAATTGCTTTCTATTGCTCTCTGGAGCGTTTCAGATAGGCTCTAAGGGAAGAAATCTTCAAGTAAACCTATATTCCCCCTCTTGTATCGCTTAGGAAAATAGATAAAATATTTATTTCCTTCATACGCCATTGGGTTTACAGTCCAAAACTTTTTTTCTTGTTCGAGGGGCTTCTCTCAAAAACATGACAATTAAGAAGAAAATTTTTTCTCATCTAAAGCCAAAAGACCCCTAAGCCAAGAAAATACACATAACGTTCTCACTCCGTAGAGCAGAGGTCTTGATGAGTCTTACCGGTTTAAACTTTTATTCATACCTTAGTCGAATCCGAATTCTTAAATCCTATTCCAGCAAAATCATGCTGGTGGCTTTCTTAGGAACTCATGTCCCTTTAATCGCACTTCTCTTATTCTTCGTTCTCTCCACAGCTCAAGATATTGAAACCGGCCTCAAGATCCTTGCAATCGCTCTTGTCGCAACCTTGGTGGGAACTTTTGCTACCCTACTCGCACTTCATAAATTATTAGCACCAGTGGTCCTCACTTCCAAATCCTTGAATCGCTATCTAACGGAGAGAGAGATTCCGAACCTTCCTGTTGGATTTCAAGATGAGGCTGGTTCCCTCATGGCGGATACGGTGACCACTGTTCGCAAATTGGATGAGCTCATTCACTATATGGCGAACTACGACGGACTGTCCGGTCTTCCGAATCGTGATCTCTTCTTGGAAAAACTAACTAGCTCGTTATCCGAACTTGCTAGTAGAGAAGAGGTTCTAAGCTTTCCTGTTCTTTCTTTAGAAGTTACTCATCTCAAACAGATCAGATCCAATTTCGGATTGCATTTGGGAGATCTTTATTTGAGAGCCTTGTCTCAAAAATTAGAAACTCTTTTAGGTCCTGATACTATTATCGCAAGGACTGGAGATGGAGAGTTTTCCTTTTTCCCTACTACTTCTTCTTCGCAAGTACAAGAATCATATTCGGAAGCTTGGGCAGAAAGGATCCACGAGGCAGCTTCTTCACAACTCAATGTAGCGGATCATCAAATTTCTTCTGAGATTAAGATTGGGATCTCAGTCTTTCCTTTCGACGGAAAATCTTCGGACCAACTTCTCTGGAAATCCGAAACCGCATTGAACCAAGCCAAAATGGGAGCAATCTCAAAGATCCAAACTTACTCTTCCGAATGGAAAGAAAGAATGAAGGAGAAGTATCTCTTAGAGAAAGATCTAAGACTCGCGATCCCTAGAAACCAACTCTTCCTTCATTACCAACCTAGAGTGGATATGCGCACAGGCCGTACTGTTTCTGCAGAAGCTCTATTACGTTGGAACCATCCTGATCTTGGGATCGTCTCTCCGAGTATCTTCATTCCTATTGCGGAAGAAAGCGGATTCATTGCCGAAATGGGAGAATGGGTCATCTACAAGGCATTAGAAGACATGGGAAATTGGAAGAAGAAAGGACTTCCTCATACCCGAGTTTCGGTAAACCTCTCTGCGAAGCAGTTGGATGACCCGAATATTACGAAGAAGATCCTGCAAACCATCGAGAAAAACGATTTAAACATGGAAGATGTCGAGTTGGAAATCACGGAATCCTGTTTAATTACGAATATGCACTCTGCCTTGGAAATATTAGGAGAACTGCATTCCTGGGGAATTCCGATCGCTTTGGACGATTTCGGGACAGGCTATTCGAGCCTCTCTTATTTAAGTAAAATTCCTCTCAAGACATTGAAGGTTGATCAGTCCTTTATTAGAAAAATACTTACTGATCCGAATTCTCTCGCGATCTCCAAGACGATCATCGCTCTAGGCAAAAGTTTGGGTTTAAGGATCACTGCTGAGGGAGTGGAGACCGAGGAACAGCTACGTAAAGTCAAGGATTTGGGATGTGACGAAGTGCAAGGATTCTATTTTAGTCGCCCAGTTTCCCTCGAAGACTTAGAGAAGTTCGTATCTAATTAGAAGAAAGTATATTACAATATAGTAACAATGGATTTCTCGCTCAAATAAAACATTCCAATTTCTTAAAACCAGAATCCAAACAAACTTGGATTAAGACATTTATTACATTCTTCTGATCTTCTTTTTTACTTCCGACCTTCGCCTAAGCCTTATAGACTAAGCTTAATTCATTATTAACCCCTACGTAATGTAAATGTAACGGGGAAATGTGATTGTAACCCAAATTAGTAAGTCCTCGGGGATCAATCTCATTCATGAAAAAAAAAATAATCCAGCTGGTGCTCTTATTAGCTGCCCTTACGTTTACGCATGATATATTCGCGCAAAATTCGGGAGTAATATCCGGACAGGTATTGGATGCGCAAACTGCGGAGCCGATGTTCGGTGTTACCGCAATCATTCGAAGCTTAAATAAATATGGTCGTACGGACGTGGACGGTAACTACGAAATCGTAGGCGTCCCGGATGGAGAACACCAAGTAGAGTTCATCATGCAAGGGATGGACACTCAAAAGAAGAAGATAACCGTTGCAGGTGGTAAAGCCAGAGCCAACGTAGCGATGGGAGTAAAGAAACTCGAAACTGTCGTAGTAGAAGACAGAGCTCTCAATGATTCAGAATCCTCTTTATTGAAATTTCAGAAGAAGTCTGCTGCAGTATCCGACGGTATTTCTGCGCAAGCAATCAATAAAACTCCTGACTCAAGCGCGGGTGACGTTATCCGACGGGTAACTGGTATTACTCTCGTTGGAGGAAGATTCGTATTCGTTCGAGGATTGGGAGAAAGATACTCCAATACTCTCTTGAACAACGTTCCCCTTCCGTCTACAGAGCCGAATAAAAGGATCGTTCCTTTGGACTTGTTCCCTTCTTCCTTGATCAAGAACATCATCGTTTCCAAGACTTTCATTCCAGAAGAACCGGGCGAGTTTGCAGGTGGAACAGTTAAGATTGAAACGAAAGAATATCCTGAAGAATTTTTCGTGAAAGTCGGCGTGCAAACCGGATACAACAATAACACTACATTCCAAAACTTTAAAACGTATAGCGGTGGTGGACAGGATTGGCTCGGACTTTCTGAAGGGAATAGAAGTAGACCCGATCTAGTGACTGCGCTTCCTGGTGTTCCATTTAAGGAAGTCGGTACCGGTCAATACGGATATAATTCTAAGTTGATCACTGCCGGATCCTTGCAATTCAGCAACCAGTGGTCTCCGAGCCAAATCAATGCTCCTATGAACACAGGATTTAACTTCTCCACAGGTAATAAATTCGATTTGGGTGGAGATAAGAAATTCGGGACCTTATTCGCGATCACTTACAACAACGATTTTCAGTTCAGAGATGAAGCGGATAGCCTAAACCGTGCCGGTGGTGTGATCCCCGGAGCTCCGATTGGAGGCGCGAATACTAAGCTGATCCCATTCTATAACTATAACCAAAGATGGTATGTGGAATCAGTGAACTGGGGTGCGATTCTGAACAATACTCTTCAGTTAGCTGCCGGTCATAGAATTCATTTTAAAAACTTCTTAAGCGTGAACAACGACAAGGAAGTTCTTATGTATAATGGTAACAGCAACGCGAGCGGTCAGGCGATCGGCGCGCAAAAGTTAAATTATATCATGAGAAACCTTTTCTCCTCTCAATTGGGTGGGGACCATATCTTTCATATTTTTGGCAAGGACACCAAGCTAGACTGGAGAGTTTCCCAATCGGAAGCAAGAAGGGATCAGCCGGATATGCGAGATACCATCTATGCGGTCAATAGCGCTCAATATGGATCCGCTCCTGCTATTCTGCAAGGCGGAACCTTGGGAAGCAGCCAGTTCTGGTCTAATACTGTGGACGTAAACCGATTTGCGGGAGCAGACTACGAGATCCCATTCAGCCAATGGGATGGACTCCAATCCAAGTTGAAAGTCGGTTACAGCTATCTGGATAGGACCAGAAGCTTCAGCGCGGAAAGATACTTCTTCCGTGAAGCTGCCGGTGGAACTAACTTAGCAGGCGGGCAACTTCCTCCTCCTTACTACCCTCTTCCTCCTGAAATCGTTTATAACCCGGTCAACCGAGGAACACAAGGTTACTACGTAGATGATGCGACCCAGCCTACAGACAAATACGATGCGAAGCAAAAGCTTTCTTCTTATTACTCTCAGGTGGATATGCCTTTGCATCGCTTAGTCCGTTTCGTGGGTGGTCTTCGTTATGAGAATAACTTCCAGGCGGTTAAGACCACGAACCCATTCGATCCGAATGCAGAGTTCTTTGATAGATTCAATTACAAATCTTATCTGAATGCCTATGAACTTTCTATCGTAGATCCTACTTTCAGAAAACCGTATGCAATCAACGCGAACCAAAACGTTCTGCCTGCTGCAAACTTTATCTTCAGCCCGAACGACAAGACGAACATAAGAGCGTCTTACTCTGAAACGTTAGCAAGACCGGACTTCCGGGAAATGGCTCCATTCCAGTTCTTTAATATCTTGGGTGGAGGTATCGAGGTCGGTAACCAATACTTAACTAGAACCTATATCCACAACTATGACCTAAGATATGAATTCTATCCTAAGTCGGATGAGGTAATCGCGATCGGTGTCTTTGACAAGCAAATGGCATCTCCGATCGAGAAGGTTATGGAAGTAGATTCTCAGTTCCGCTATACTTATACGAATGCACAATCTGCTTACGTAAGAGGTATAGAGTTCGAAGCTAGAAAGTCTTTGAATATGCTGCATGAGAAAATGGAAAGATGGTCCGTAGGGATTAACACCTTCTTCATTAAATCAGAAGTTTCCTTTAATGACTGGATCTATTATCAAGTCAGTGGTACTACCCAAAGACCTACTAACTTAAGCCGTCCTCTACAAGGACAGTCTCCATACGTGTATAACGTAAATCTACGTTATCGCTTCGATGAGAAGGGAGATCACTCGATCACATTGTTATATAACGAATTCGGACCAAGGATCAACGCGGTTGGTGGTCTTGGGATGCCCGATACGTATGAACGTCCTGTGGGCATGATCGATATGACCTACGTCACCAAGCTATTCGAGAAGTTGGATATCAAAATTTCCGGAAAGAACCTGAACGACGCAAGGATCAAGATCGTACAAGAGAATCCTATCATGGATTCACTGGGTGGAACTCATAGCACTACGAATGGATTCAATATAGGAAGCAATTTCATTAACCTTGGAAGCCATTCGTATAAGGGCCAAACAATCAACTCATATCGCCTTGGACCTACGTTCACATTTTCTGCTACATACACCTTTAACTAAAAGAGAGCAGATTACTGAAATCTAACGGAATCGAAACACGAATGAAACAAAAAAATAGTTCAATCGGGTTATCTGAATTGATTTGGAGGATAGATTCAAAATGAATCGTTCTATAAAAAAAGTTGGGTACTTCCTGGGGCTTACTGCTCTTGGAATCTATGCCCTAAATTGCGGAGGCGGAGGAAGCAGCAGTGCCGGTGCCGCTTTAGCAGGCCTCTTGGGAGGAACTAGTCCCGGGGTTTATATTTCCGGAACTCTAGTGGATCAAAATAGCAATCCTATCGTAGGAGCTACTGTACAAATCGTAGGAAGAGGCGAAAGCTCTGTATCAGTGCTTCCTCCCGATTGGATAAAGAATTCTGCATCTAGTGCTACTCTTACTTCAAATTCTTACTTCTTTACAGGTGGAAAAACAAACGCAGCTGATAAGATCCCTGCTGGTTTCTTATACAACAACTCACAAGGTGCATCGGCAGCAAACACCAATAGTACTGCTGATGGATCAGTTGCTCCTTGCGACACTGTAGGTTCATTTGATGCAACTACCAAGGTAAATAGTGGTGCTAACTGCCCAGCAACATATATTACCTCAGTAGCAAAGGTTTTCGCAAACCCTGCAGCAGGATCAGATCCCGGTGTTGACTTTGTTAAAGCACAATGCGGTCAAGCTACGATCGACCAAATCAATGCTTGGACTGCTTCCGCAGGAACCTTTCCTGGACAATATTATGATGGTATAACTGCACCTAGTACTCCGGCGACCGGAACTTTTGACGGGGCAGGCTATCCGGTTGGTCCTTTGGCTATGGCGTATAAAAATACCACAGTAAGGATTTATTGCGACGTTTCTACTCTGGACTCAGGGGCTGCTTCTGTTGGAATCGATACTGCAACTCAAACTGCAGGAACTCCGATCGCAACATTCGTGACTGGTTCAAATGGAAAGTTCAGCGCAAAATTCTTAGTATCTAGCGTTGGTAACACTTACAGTGTTCTCGTAACTACAAGCGGTGGAACTGTTCTGAAGTCTCGTCGTTTGAAAATTAACAAGAACGGTGTGGCAACTCTACTTGCTTCCGTTGGTGAAAAAGGACCGAACGCAGCTTTGGAACTTTCCACTGGTAAAGACATTACAAGTACTGAATCCAGCTGGAACAGCTTACTTTCAAGTGGGGCCAATCTCGATGGCAGAGGTCATTATGACTTCAGCTTCGGATCTGTTTCCGTAAACATGGTTTATCCTAAAACTGGAAATATCATTTCTGGAACTCTATCCAGCAATGCTCACTTAACCAAAGCTGGAAGCCCTTATGT is a window of Leptospira semungkisensis DNA encoding:
- a CDS encoding putative bifunctional diguanylate cyclase/phosphodiesterase codes for the protein MLVAFLGTHVPLIALLLFFVLSTAQDIETGLKILAIALVATLVGTFATLLALHKLLAPVVLTSKSLNRYLTEREIPNLPVGFQDEAGSLMADTVTTVRKLDELIHYMANYDGLSGLPNRDLFLEKLTSSLSELASREEVLSFPVLSLEVTHLKQIRSNFGLHLGDLYLRALSQKLETLLGPDTIIARTGDGEFSFFPTTSSSQVQESYSEAWAERIHEAASSQLNVADHQISSEIKIGISVFPFDGKSSDQLLWKSETALNQAKMGAISKIQTYSSEWKERMKEKYLLEKDLRLAIPRNQLFLHYQPRVDMRTGRTVSAEALLRWNHPDLGIVSPSIFIPIAEESGFIAEMGEWVIYKALEDMGNWKKKGLPHTRVSVNLSAKQLDDPNITKKILQTIEKNDLNMEDVELEITESCLITNMHSALEILGELHSWGIPIALDDFGTGYSSLSYLSKIPLKTLKVDQSFIRKILTDPNSLAISKTIIALGKSLGLRITAEGVETEEQLRKVKDLGCDEVQGFYFSRPVSLEDLEKFVSN
- a CDS encoding TonB-dependent receptor — protein: MKKKIIQLVLLLAALTFTHDIFAQNSGVISGQVLDAQTAEPMFGVTAIIRSLNKYGRTDVDGNYEIVGVPDGEHQVEFIMQGMDTQKKKITVAGGKARANVAMGVKKLETVVVEDRALNDSESSLLKFQKKSAAVSDGISAQAINKTPDSSAGDVIRRVTGITLVGGRFVFVRGLGERYSNTLLNNVPLPSTEPNKRIVPLDLFPSSLIKNIIVSKTFIPEEPGEFAGGTVKIETKEYPEEFFVKVGVQTGYNNNTTFQNFKTYSGGGQDWLGLSEGNRSRPDLVTALPGVPFKEVGTGQYGYNSKLITAGSLQFSNQWSPSQINAPMNTGFNFSTGNKFDLGGDKKFGTLFAITYNNDFQFRDEADSLNRAGGVIPGAPIGGANTKLIPFYNYNQRWYVESVNWGAILNNTLQLAAGHRIHFKNFLSVNNDKEVLMYNGNSNASGQAIGAQKLNYIMRNLFSSQLGGDHIFHIFGKDTKLDWRVSQSEARRDQPDMRDTIYAVNSAQYGSAPAILQGGTLGSSQFWSNTVDVNRFAGADYEIPFSQWDGLQSKLKVGYSYLDRTRSFSAERYFFREAAGGTNLAGGQLPPPYYPLPPEIVYNPVNRGTQGYYVDDATQPTDKYDAKQKLSSYYSQVDMPLHRLVRFVGGLRYENNFQAVKTTNPFDPNAEFFDRFNYKSYLNAYELSIVDPTFRKPYAINANQNVLPAANFIFSPNDKTNIRASYSETLARPDFREMAPFQFFNILGGGIEVGNQYLTRTYIHNYDLRYEFYPKSDEVIAIGVFDKQMASPIEKVMEVDSQFRYTYTNAQSAYVRGIEFEARKSLNMLHEKMERWSVGINTFFIKSEVSFNDWIYYQVSGTTQRPTNLSRPLQGQSPYVYNVNLRYRFDEKGDHSITLLYNEFGPRINAVGGLGMPDTYERPVGMIDMTYVTKLFEKLDIKISGKNLNDARIKIVQENPIMDSLGGTHSTTNGFNIGSNFINLGSHSYKGQTINSYRLGPTFTFSATYTFN